The region GAGAACCTTCATTAGGTCCTTCTTTTGGTATAAAAGGTGGAGCAGCTGGTGGAGGATACTCTCAAGTAATCCCAATGGAAGATATAAACCTTCACTTTACAGGTGATATTCATGCAATTACATCAGCACACAATTTATTATCAGCATTATTAGATAACCATATACATCAAGGTAATGAATTAAATATAGATACTAGAAACATAACTTGGAAAAGAGTATTAGATATGAATGATAGAGCTCTTAGAAATATAGTTGTAGGGCTTGGAGGAAAGACTCAAGGTGTTCCAAGACAAGATGGCTTTGATATTACAGTAGCATCTGAAATAATGGCTATATTATGTCTTGCAACAAGTTTAAAAGATCTAAAAGAAAGATTAGGTAAAATGATAGTAGCATATACTTATGATAAAAAAGCAGTTACATGTGACGATCTTAAAGCAACAGGAGCACTATCAATATTATTAAAAGATGCAATTAAACCTAACTTAGTTCAAACTCTAGAAAACACACCTGCATTGATACATGGTGGACCATTTGCAAATATAGCCCATGGTTGTAACAGTGTAATGGCAACTAAATTAGCACTTAAATTAGGAGATTATACAGTTACAGAGGCAGGATTTGGAGCAGACTTAGGAGCAGAGAAATTCTTTGATATTAAATCTAGATATGCTAACTTACAACCTGATTGTGCAGTGGTAGTAGCAACAGTAAGAGCACTTAAAAATCATGGTGGAGTTAAAAAAGCTGATTTAAACGAAGAAAATCTAAAAGCATTAGAAGACGGTTATGAAAATTTAAAAAAACATGTTGAAAATGTAAAGAAATTTAATGTACCAGCAGTAGTAGCTATAAATAAATTCCCTACAGATACAGAAAAAGAATTAGAATTATTATTTGAGAAATGTAAATTAGATGGAATAGAAGTTGTATTATCAGATGTATGGGCAAAAGGTGGAGAAGGTGGAAT is a window of Senegalia massiliensis DNA encoding:
- a CDS encoding formate--tetrahydrofolate ligase, whose protein sequence is MSKVPSDIDIAKDANIKPIFEIANKVGLDEDDLELYGKYKAKVSLDVLERYEDKADGKLVLVTAINPTPAGEGKTTTNIGLSMGLNKIGKKAITALREPSLGPSFGIKGGAAGGGYSQVIPMEDINLHFTGDIHAITSAHNLLSALLDNHIHQGNELNIDTRNITWKRVLDMNDRALRNIVVGLGGKTQGVPRQDGFDITVASEIMAILCLATSLKDLKERLGKMIVAYTYDKKAVTCDDLKATGALSILLKDAIKPNLVQTLENTPALIHGGPFANIAHGCNSVMATKLALKLGDYTVTEAGFGADLGAEKFFDIKSRYANLQPDCAVVVATVRALKNHGGVKKADLNEENLKALEDGYENLKKHVENVKKFNVPAVVAINKFPTDTEKELELLFEKCKLDGIEVVLSDVWAKGGEGGIDLAKKVVEVVEKGEANFSPLYNENESIKEKIKRIATEIYGAEGVEYTKGCEKQIKEIEALGYDKLPICMAKTPLSLSDDPTLKGRPEGFKITVRQIRVSNGAGFLVALTGNVMTMPGLPKTPAANNMYLSDEGEISGL